Proteins encoded together in one Impatiens glandulifera chromosome 1, dImpGla2.1, whole genome shotgun sequence window:
- the LOC124911401 gene encoding transcription factor MYB14-like — protein MVRAPCCAKIGLRKGPWTPDEDELLINHIDKHGYSNWPAVPKQAGLLRCGKSCRLRWRNYLRPDVKRGNLSQEEIETIIRLQKTLGNRWSAIASHLPGRTDNEIKNMWNTHIKKKVVMQTENNTNNDQEPVAKDVVQSNCLSSSTLTLNNIDDDEVWSNMLSNFFGQMSPQRLPFAGISPPRSNVGAGNTYPGDSVGFSALNDQFWLGGSQTNQLVSIPEAIPFPQPLEDKSTDAATAADTAASTSIFGDINGWLDFSARDDDLSALF, from the exons ATGGTGAGAGCTCCTTGTTGTGCCAAAATAGGGTTAAGAAAAGGCCCTTGGACTCCTGATGAAGATGAACTTCTCATTAATCATATCGACAAACATGGCTATAGCAATTGGCCTGCGGTTCCCAAACAAGCCG GTCTTCTAAGGTGTGGAAAGAGTTGCAGACTAAGATGGAGAAACTATTTGCGACCGGATGTTAAACGAGGAAATCTTAGCCAGGAAGAAATAGAAACCATCATCAGACTCCAAAAGACCTTGGGAAATCG aTGGTCGGCCATTGCATCACATTTGCCCGGAAGGACAGATAACGAAATAAAAAACATGTGGAACACTCACATCAAGAAAAAAGTTGTAATGCAGACAGAAAACAATACTAATAATGATCAGGAGCCAGTAGCTAAGGATGTGGTCCAATCCAACTGTTTAAGTTCATCAACCCTAACCTTAAATAATATCGATGATGACGAGGTATGGTCAAATATGCTTTCGAATTTTTTTGGTCAGATGTCGCCTCAACGTTTACCGTTTGCTGGCATTTCACCACCGAGGTCAAACGTCGGCGCCGGAAACACATATCCCGGTGACTCTGTTGGGTTCTCTGCATTGAATGATCAGTTCTGGTTGGGCGGGAGCCAAACTAACCAGCTTGTTTCCATCCCCGAAGCAATTCCTTTCCCGCAGCCTCTTGAAGATAAATCCACCGACGCAGCCACCGCCGCAGACACCGCAGCCAGCACCAGTATCTTCGGTGATATCAACGGTTGGTTGGATTTTTCGGCAAGAGATGATGACTTGTCTGCATTGTTCTAG